In the Chroococcidiopsis sp. SAG 2025 genome, one interval contains:
- a CDS encoding ATP-binding protein: protein MKLMAKNAEDRYQSALGLKVDLETCLNQLYAGDRITNFRLGKLDRSGQFSIPQKLYGRANEVQLLLEAFDRVSTGTTEMMLVSGYSGIGKTSVINEIHKPIVRQKGAFITGKFDQFKKDIPYAALLQAFQEAIRQLLTENAERVAIWRAKLLTALAQNGQIVIDTIPELEYIIGAQPDVPQLGAAESQNRFHRVFQQFINVFAQPEHPLVLFLDDLQWADAASLKIIENLMCDPDSKYLLLIGAYRDNEVSPIHPALSTIERVKSCLVVVSHIVLAALELVHVRELIQDTLGANVIPAKQEMPANLAAKVLAERMQTLAYLVYNKTQGNPFFITQLLQTLYRDRLLDFDFVLGQWMWDVEKIQTLGITEYSVVELIARNIQKLAIETQHVLKLAACMGHQFSLDNLAIVNEKSF, encoded by the coding sequence ATGAAGTTAATGGCAAAAAATGCCGAAGACAGATATCAAAGTGCTTTGGGATTAAAAGTAGATTTAGAAACGTGCTTGAATCAACTCTATGCAGGCGATCGCATTACTAACTTTAGACTGGGAAAACTAGATAGATCGGGACAATTTTCAATCCCTCAAAAATTATACGGGCGGGCGAATGAAGTTCAACTTCTCTTAGAAGCTTTTGATCGCGTCAGTACTGGTACTACTGAAATGATGCTTGTCTCTGGTTATTCAGGTATTGGTAAAACTAGTGTTATTAACGAAATTCACAAACCAATTGTCCGGCAAAAAGGAGCTTTTATTACTGGTAAATTTGACCAGTTTAAGAAAGATATTCCTTATGCTGCTTTACTTCAAGCTTTTCAAGAAGCAATCCGACAATTATTAACAGAAAATGCCGAGCGAGTTGCAATTTGGAGAGCAAAACTCTTAACAGCACTAGCACAAAACGGTCAGATTGTTATTGATACTATTCCTGAATTAGAATATATTATTGGCGCTCAGCCGGACGTACCTCAGTTAGGTGCGGCTGAATCCCAAAATCGTTTTCATCGAGTTTTTCAACAGTTCATTAACGTATTTGCTCAACCGGAACATCCCCTAGTTTTATTCTTAGATGATTTGCAGTGGGCAGATGCAGCTTCGCTTAAAATAATTGAAAACCTGATGTGCGATCCAGATAGCAAATATTTGTTATTGATCGGCGCATATCGAGATAACGAAGTTAGTCCTATTCATCCAGCGCTCTCTACAATCGAGAGAGTTAAGTCTTGTCTAGTTGTTGTTAGTCATATTGTTCTCGCAGCATTAGAACTCGTGCATGTCAGAGAATTAATTCAAGATACCTTGGGAGCTAATGTGATTCCGGCAAAGCAGGAAATGCCTGCTAACCTGGCTGCGAAAGTACTTGCAGAAAGAATGCAAACTCTAGCATATTTAGTTTACAATAAAACTCAAGGAAATCCCTTTTTTATCACTCAATTACTCCAAACTCTTTATCGCGATCGCTTGTTGGATTTTGATTTTGTTTTAGGTCAATGGATGTGGGATGTTGAGAAAATTCAAACATTAGGAATTACCGAGTATAGTGTCGTCGAATTGATTGCCAGAAATATTCAAAAACTTGCTATAGAGACTCAACACGTTCTCAAGCTAGCAGCGTGCATGGGGCATCAATTTAGTTTAGATAATCTAGCCATTGTCAATGAAAAATCTTTTTAG
- a CDS encoding GAF domain-containing protein — translation MLLYLFKEHDAALESAELAERYTDSILGFMTLANHNFYYSLSLLSQYTRFSNKVKKGKAIAQKQVLKIVESNQKKMKEWATHAPKNYQHKYDLVEAEKARYLDNFVKAEEYYDRAIKGAKATGYIQDLALANELAAEFYFSRNRTSTAEIYLIQSYYGYVRWGAKSKSEDLAARYPEFFAQLLRREQIDLQLGITSNSKTNASSSILDTIATAKALEIIAGEVVFDRLISQFLYLAIENTGATGGLLFLSNNNKLDLAATKSIDTEAQLFFSEQNVEQPHFPISLINYVTRTTEKVVVNDAAIEGLFTHDSYIVATQAKSICCLPLTHKEQFIGILYLENSLAARAFSDRHLIVLKLLTAQAAMCLARNIWTVTSASR, via the coding sequence TTGCTCTTATATTTATTTAAAGAGCATGATGCTGCTCTAGAAAGTGCGGAACTAGCAGAGAGATATACTGATAGTATTCTCGGTTTTATGACTCTTGCCAACCATAACTTTTACTATTCTCTATCACTTTTATCTCAATACACCCGCTTTAGTAATAAAGTCAAGAAAGGTAAGGCAATCGCGCAAAAGCAAGTACTGAAGATTGTAGAATCAAATCAAAAAAAAATGAAAGAATGGGCGACTCACGCGCCGAAAAATTATCAACATAAATACGATTTAGTAGAAGCGGAAAAAGCCCGTTATCTAGATAACTTTGTCAAGGCAGAAGAGTATTACGATCGCGCCATTAAGGGTGCTAAAGCAACAGGATATATTCAAGATTTAGCACTAGCAAACGAGCTGGCAGCGGAATTTTATTTTAGTCGGAATCGAACTAGTACGGCAGAAATTTATTTAATTCAGTCATACTACGGTTATGTGCGTTGGGGAGCTAAGAGTAAAAGCGAAGATTTAGCGGCGAGATATCCCGAATTTTTTGCTCAGCTCTTGCGGCGGGAACAAATCGATTTGCAGCTCGGTATAACAAGTAATTCTAAAACTAATGCTAGCTCATCTATTCTCGACACGATCGCAACTGCTAAAGCTTTAGAAATAATTGCTGGTGAAGTTGTGTTTGACAGGCTAATTTCACAATTCCTGTATCTGGCGATCGAAAATACTGGAGCTACTGGCGGGTTGCTCTTTTTATCAAACAATAATAAGTTGGATTTAGCTGCAACTAAAAGCATTGATACTGAAGCACAATTGTTTTTTTCAGAGCAGAATGTAGAGCAACCACACTTTCCTATCTCACTAATTAACTATGTCACGAGAACGACAGAAAAAGTTGTCGTCAATGATGCGGCGATTGAGGGATTATTTACTCACGATTCTTACATCGTCGCTACTCAGGCAAAATCTATTTGTTGCTTGCCTTTAACTCACAAAGAACAATTCATTGGTATACTGTATCTAGAAAATAGTCTGGCTGCAAGAGCTTTTAGCGATCGTCATTTAATCGTCTTAAAACTCCTCACAGCTCAAGCTGCTATGTGTTTAGCGCGAAACATCTGGACTGTAACTTCAGCAAGTAGATAG
- a CDS encoding response regulator, whose amino-acid sequence MSTKRILVIDDEELIQEVIQGSLEDVGGWEVLLAGSGYEGLLIAASQPLDAILLDVSMPEMDGVETLQKLRSQPDTQAIPVIFLTAKVQPADKAHFSQLGVTGMIAKPFDPMTLTAEIAEMMDW is encoded by the coding sequence ATGTCAACAAAACGTATTTTAGTCATTGATGATGAAGAATTAATTCAAGAAGTCATCCAAGGTAGCTTAGAGGATGTGGGTGGTTGGGAAGTTTTGCTTGCCGGATCTGGTTATGAAGGATTGTTAATTGCCGCATCTCAACCCCTAGATGCAATTTTGCTCGATGTCTCGATGCCAGAAATGGATGGAGTTGAAACCTTACAAAAACTGCGATCGCAGCCGGATACTCAAGCTATTCCGGTAATTTTTTTGACTGCTAAGGTACAGCCTGCGGATAAGGCTCATTTTTCCCAATTAGGCGTTACAGGCATGATTGCTAAGCCTTTCGATCCGATGACGCTGACAGCAGAAATAGCGGAAATGATGGACTGGTAA
- a CDS encoding aspartate aminotransferase family protein, producing the protein MSLDTVSQPTSVVESNLQQTGEYDFDRFKESVMDTYARFPIALERGAGCRVWETTGKEYLDFVAGIATCTLGHAHPAMVETVTRQIQTLHHVSNLFYVPVQGQLAQWLVNHSCAEKVFFCNSGAEANEAAIKLARKYAHTVQNIEHPVILTAHASFHGRTLATITATGQPKYQKNFAPLVPGFYYVPYNDIKAIEAAISELDEGDRAVSAILLEPLQGEGGVRPGDVAYFQAVRRICDETGILLILDEVQAGMGRSGKLWGYENLGIEPDIFTSAKGLGGGIPIGAMMCKQHCDVFAAGDHASTFGGNPFACAVALTVCETLTKENLLENVIARGEQLRTGLRAIASKYPNLITDVRGWGLINGMELAADSEITAADLVKAAIAEGLLLVPAGPKVLRFVPPLIVTAAEVDAALQIVERAIATVNV; encoded by the coding sequence ATGAGCTTAGACACTGTTTCTCAGCCTACATCAGTCGTAGAATCCAATCTGCAACAAACTGGTGAATATGACTTCGATCGCTTCAAAGAGTCAGTCATGGACACATATGCCCGTTTCCCCATTGCCTTAGAACGGGGTGCGGGTTGTCGGGTCTGGGAGACCACAGGGAAAGAATATCTCGATTTTGTCGCCGGAATTGCAACATGTACCCTGGGACACGCACACCCAGCGATGGTGGAAACAGTGACGCGCCAAATTCAGACGCTACACCACGTGTCCAATCTGTTTTACGTCCCGGTGCAAGGGCAACTAGCCCAATGGCTAGTGAATCATTCGTGTGCCGAGAAAGTCTTTTTCTGCAATTCCGGTGCGGAAGCCAACGAAGCTGCGATTAAACTCGCCCGCAAATACGCCCATACCGTGCAAAACATCGAGCATCCAGTCATACTCACGGCTCACGCCAGTTTCCACGGACGGACGCTAGCGACGATTACCGCTACCGGACAACCGAAATATCAAAAAAACTTTGCCCCCTTAGTCCCAGGGTTTTACTACGTCCCTTACAACGATATTAAGGCAATCGAAGCGGCAATTTCTGAACTGGATGAAGGCGATCGGGCAGTGAGTGCAATTTTGCTCGAACCGCTGCAAGGAGAAGGTGGGGTGCGCCCAGGAGATGTGGCTTACTTCCAGGCAGTTCGCCGAATTTGCGACGAAACCGGGATTTTACTGATTCTCGACGAAGTACAAGCGGGAATGGGACGTTCGGGGAAATTATGGGGCTATGAGAATTTAGGCATCGAACCAGATATCTTCACCTCTGCCAAGGGTTTAGGCGGCGGAATTCCGATTGGGGCGATGATGTGCAAGCAGCATTGCGATGTCTTTGCAGCGGGAGACCACGCTAGTACGTTTGGCGGCAACCCATTTGCCTGTGCGGTCGCCTTGACGGTGTGCGAAACACTCACCAAAGAGAATTTATTAGAAAACGTTATAGCACGCGGCGAACAGCTCAGAACGGGCTTGCGAGCGATCGCCTCTAAGTATCCCAATCTCATCACTGACGTGCGCGGTTGGGGTTTAATTAATGGGATGGAGTTAGCTGCCGATAGCGAAATTACCGCAGCGGATCTAGTTAAAGCGGCGATCGCTGAAGGTTTGTTACTCGTTCCGGCAGGACCAAAAGTGCTTCGCTTCGTGCCACCCTTGATTGTGACAGCCGCAGAAGTGGACGCAGCCTTACAAATTGTCGAACGAGCGATCGCTACTGTAAACGTATAG
- a CDS encoding response regulator has protein sequence MKRTSSKRILAIDDEPIILEIVQGCLEDLAGWDVLIAKSGEEGLRKAIEEKPDAIVLDMMMPEMDGLGFLRRLRSDSKTQSIPVILLTVKEEFTDRHWRSLLNLAAVLTKPFDPYQLIEQISTAIDRNEEN, from the coding sequence ATGAAACGAACCAGCAGCAAACGAATTTTGGCGATCGATGATGAGCCGATTATCCTTGAAATCGTGCAAGGCTGCTTGGAAGATTTAGCAGGATGGGACGTTCTCATCGCTAAGTCAGGAGAGGAGGGACTCAGAAAAGCCATTGAGGAAAAACCAGACGCGATCGTGTTGGACATGATGATGCCAGAAATGGATGGATTGGGATTTCTCCGCCGACTGAGAAGCGATAGTAAAACCCAATCTATTCCAGTCATTCTGTTAACAGTCAAAGAAGAGTTTACAGATCGACACTGGAGATCTCTCTTAAACTTAGCAGCTGTATTAACTAAGCCTTTCGATCCATACCAACTCATAGAGCAAATTAGTACTGCTATAGATCGGAATGAAGAGAATTAG
- a CDS encoding HetZ-related protein 2 translates to MQTIQVNVAERDRHLATATEISQEWRLRLTQECSAQSDTARESIVRWLIGEDTERYQTCNSLQLSIAQQAMEYRFRILKQRYLGVSPQQAYHRLTIRLCSLVLLRNKIHALVALGSDRRRAVVDVLQEIIQDLLQRDRYLQQQTAWIAACTDDMRLRTALLLTTVEEYCLRPIHNRPLIVHRFVNFLRRTQMGGVTQVPERRILKLLSDEFLSDDSDRTWSAIDVRSISVYQDSQTQAEQYAARHLVQSEFSNYLTNNLGETAAQWLELYLQGRSQEAIAQQLNLSVKEVYRLREKIVYHAVKVFGLKHHPELVSHWLGTSLEEHSFGLTPKQWQEFWEQLTPRQRQVVELRKSGKNFDAIAYTLNRKLNQITSEWNKLCLVAQVVRSGMN, encoded by the coding sequence ATGCAAACTATACAAGTAAACGTGGCGGAGCGCGATCGCCATCTAGCTACAGCAACGGAAATTTCCCAAGAATGGCGTTTGCGTCTCACTCAAGAATGTTCGGCGCAAAGCGATACTGCCCGAGAAAGCATAGTCCGTTGGCTGATTGGCGAAGATACAGAACGCTATCAAACGTGCAATTCTCTTCAGTTATCCATAGCACAGCAAGCTATGGAATACCGCTTTCGCATCCTCAAACAGCGATATTTAGGGGTTTCGCCTCAGCAGGCATATCACCGCTTGACAATACGTTTGTGCAGTTTAGTACTACTGCGAAATAAAATTCACGCCCTCGTTGCTTTGGGTAGCGATCGCCGTCGGGCAGTCGTTGATGTTTTGCAAGAAATTATCCAAGATTTATTGCAGCGCGATCGCTATTTGCAACAACAAACAGCTTGGATTGCGGCGTGTACTGACGATATGAGACTGCGAACTGCCTTGCTATTAACTACTGTAGAAGAATATTGTTTGCGCCCGATTCACAATCGACCTTTAATCGTGCATCGCTTTGTCAATTTTCTTCGCCGGACGCAGATGGGAGGAGTCACGCAAGTTCCAGAACGCAGAATTCTCAAACTACTGTCTGACGAATTCCTTTCTGATGATAGCGATCGCACTTGGAGCGCGATCGACGTGCGATCGATCAGCGTGTATCAAGACAGCCAAACCCAAGCCGAACAGTACGCAGCAAGACATCTCGTGCAATCGGAATTTAGCAACTATTTAACTAACAATTTGGGAGAAACTGCCGCGCAATGGTTAGAACTATACTTGCAAGGTAGGTCTCAAGAAGCGATCGCCCAACAGTTAAATTTATCAGTCAAAGAAGTCTATCGACTGCGGGAAAAAATTGTCTACCATGCCGTGAAAGTATTTGGATTAAAACATCATCCAGAACTAGTGAGTCATTGGCTGGGAACGAGTTTAGAAGAACACAGTTTCGGTTTGACACCTAAGCAATGGCAGGAATTTTGGGAGCAACTAACCCCGAGGCAGCGCCAAGTAGTAGAGTTAAGAAAATCTGGCAAAAATTTTGATGCGATCGCCTACACTCTCAACCGCAAGTTAAATCAAATTACTAGCGAATGGAATAAACTTTGCTTAGTAGCCCAAGTCGTGCGAAGTGGGATGAACTAA